In Babesia bovis T2Bo chromosome 3, whole genome shotgun sequence, the genomic window GGCTGTTTGTGCTATGTCTGTTGCATAGATCACATTATACATGTGGTCAGTGGTCAAAATGGCATTTCTCTTACCCGGTGAGTAACCAATGTAAGCTCCACACTTATGTAATACTTTAGGATCTTTACAATGTAACATCAATGAGTGATGTAGACATAGAGAGACGTGAGGCTGAACAAGAAAATCGGTTGAAAGTTGAAATTCGGCAATGGTACAAAATAGAGAAGAAGCCTATATATCCATTCAGAACACCGGATAAATGTTGGCATGGTATGATTCCTTATATCGTTTAGCTTATGATTGTGATACAAGATaatttttatatcattcttATGTTTTACAGGATATGACGGAATAGATTCAAAATTGCAAATGGAATTAGACAGGATATGCACTATGCAGAATGGAGGAGTCACATCATGTGCCCAGTGTGAAGCTAATCCAGTTAGGACATGCAGATGTTACAACATATTCCAACATGACTATACATCGAATGATGGAGGCTGTATAAATAATTGTGGTCAGATTATACCATGCGTGGGTGGAGTTGTACAAAAAGAATACATTCATGAAATCAAGGCGGCTACATTAAACTCACTTATTCGCAAAAACTGTGGTATGTCATATGACTTTTACTGTAATCTGTTTACAGTTATGTCAAGCTTACAAAAGGCCATGGATGGGCTTTGTGGTGAAGGGTTAATTATGCGTATACACTCTGGTGAATATGGTTGCTATCGCGATGATGAGGTCAgctatgatatatattcgATGTGTTTAGATGAATGCGGTATAAATGTACCTTGTATGGGTTATAAAAACGGCTTAAATCCTATACGTACAATAAATCCTATGGCAGTAGATTGGGATCGCTACAATAGGAATTGCGGTAAGCTTAAATTTCTACATCTACATTAGCATTGACAGTTTGTGTCGAGAGACTTAGTAGCTTTTCTAAGCGCGCATATGTTGGTTGTCTCTCAAAAACAGCCAGTGGAAAGAAATGTAAAACATGGGCAGATGTAGATGGACTTATGTTAACAAGATTACATGGAACATTCATTCGCAACTATTGTAGAGAACTATCGACATCTGGCATACAATGCTACAACGAAGATAATGTTTTAGAAGCATGTACCACAACCGGGAAAGTGGCTGGTAAAGGTCCACTTGTGGAAGATGAACCTACGTTATTTGTACAACCAGGGGCTTTTTTTGACATATGGGTGAAACCCTATATACCTAACTACGAGATTAAAGTAAAATTTTTTGCTCCTAATTCCGTTTGTGGAGAAGACGAAATAGTCTTACCCCCTCTCAGCAGGCCTTTTGATTACCAACCATATGATGTTTACACAGGAAGGTGGTCCATTCATGCAGCTAACCAATTCCGCAATCCATATCCCTCCTTACGTGAGGATTTTGAatcatattatataattaaaGGTTTTAAGGCTCTAGGTAATGCCCATTCTAAGATGAGGATGTGCGGTTGCACCTATTCATCCATTTATCAAAACCAATATGCCAATAATCTTTGTACGCGTAGCGCGGAATACATTGTGGACCTTGGTGTTATTGTCATAATGGGTTCACCGGTACCGGAAAAACCAATCAAGCACAGCAGTGGTATGGATGCAGTTGTAAATGTTCACTCCGTTGGCACTGCTGTCATTTCCATGATTCACATGGATCAGTTAAACGCAATTCTAAATAAAGATGGCGGGTCGGACTATATGGTCTCCATAGATGCACTATTTGAGGTGGAAGAAAAAAACCGCCAGTATACAATGGACCCAATGTACGATGACAATCCTGACTATACGCCCTACGTCAAAACGCTTATACCCAGGTCCACTATTTACACAGGCAATACAACCACCCTTACCAGTGTATCTAAACCAGGAGTCTATTTTGCTATATTTCAAGAAACAGACTCTGAAATGGCTAGTCGACTTGATTATCCACCTAGAAAAATAGTGGGTCATCATGTATTCATCGGTTTTGAGAAAAATCTGGAATTTAAATTGGTGGGCAAAGAAAATGAAACGCTTGGTTCTTTGACCCAATCGCTTTTCATTAGGAGCTGGAATATAACTGCTCCTCCTATAGCGATCATTCTGTCCAAAATTACAGATGGGGAAGGATGCTCATCACCTTTTGGATATTCTGACTCCATATACTCAGTATTGGGAAACGAAACGGAAGAAATGGCGAATTTGTGGAGAATTGAAAGAATAAACGTAAATAAAGAACGGTGGAGTGAAGCCGATATTTTTGATGTTTGCATATTCCGTGAAAATGGAAGCACAAAAAAATTAGGTAGTGGGAAAAAAATTACATATGTGGATCACGAGCTGAGTCATCTGTATCCAGGATTAAATGAAATGCCAAACAACATATCCACCCATGTAGTACAAGATGAGTGGGATATATTCCTAATCCATGGAAACACCGAGAGTGATACGCCCTTCCATCTGCCATCACTTTATTTTGCTAATAATAAATCTCAACATGATTTGCTTTTAAAGTTTATTGAAAATAAGGATTGCAAATGTTCACAAAATCGTACTGCTGAAGAACAGTATTATCCACAAGTGTTAAGTTTCTGGTGCCTAAAAGAGTCAAATCGGGTTATGATTTTTGGCATGACACCAACACGAGCTACTCCAACCTTCCTGGGTAAATTTATAGTAGAAAGACCGGTGGCATTTGAACTTCTTGTTAATTATGAGTCAGTAACCGCATTGGTAATATCTGAAGGGAAGAGTAATGTCCTGCACTATAAAGTAGGCATGAGCATAACTAGTGATAACATGTTACATTTTGCACTGTCTCTTCTACCATCAAAATGCCCTAAACATCGTTGTGTTAAATTAGCTGCTGCTAGCGATATGAAGGTGATAAACTACTCTTTAGAGTGTCGTCAGGATTTCATGGTCATAGTTACAGATGCTGGTGACAACTGCATAATTTTAATGAATTCTGAGCTAGGTGAAACAGATAGAATCTGCCATAAACCTACAACAATTTATGAACATATTCAAGAACCAGGAAAAATTGCTTGCACTAAAGTACCAGACTTGCCTTGTACATCTTTAAATGCCAATATCGCTCGTCAAGAGACAGTTAATTGCTTTATTACTCAGAAACGGTCTGGTGTGATGTTATGGATAATAGTGGATCTTAGAAATGAAACCATGTCATTAGAGGATATATATAGCGGTGAGCTCTACAACCCTTCTGAAGAACCAGGCACGTCAAGTCCCACTACCGCTATACCATTATTAGTATATCCCGATAGCATAGAAACTGTTACTTATGATTCTATCGACTTCGTCTATCTTATAGAAAGTGAGAATTCGGTTATTCGCACTTTCCTTATTTACCATCGTGATGAGAGGAAGCAACTCGTATATTACGGTAATTCCAAACCTGATAATGCACCATATAGTACGTATCTTGGCATTAAAGGTATACAAATGTCTAAGCGAGAAGAAAACTCCGCCGTAAAAGATGATTACCTTTTGTTGTTTCGTAGACCAGAGAGTCTTGGATTCGGCAACCAAATGGGTGGCTACGTGACGGTACTGAATATTCAGGAAACCATCAGAGTTAGTGACTTCGATTATACAATTCCACATTGGATCATTGTCGGGACTGACCATTATATTGAACCCACTATTAAGTGCTCAACATCACATTTCAACGGTTTGACAAGGTACGATCTAGAAGTAGTGTCAGATCCGTGGCATAGTAACACGGGGTCATCAAAATGTGTTGAAATGGGTCCACCTCCTCGTGAACCACTGGATGCCCTAGGTCCAGCAGAGGCGCCCTTGGAATTGGTGGGTAACGCAGCAGTAAGAAACGCAATCAGTGTATCCCACGATGGTAAACTTACAATCAGCGTTCGTGACATTAACCGAATAACTGTCAGAATTCGTATAACAGCAGTCGGACCGATTGATGCGAAATGCATATACAAAACACTTTCTTTAGCTTGTCCTGACGGTCATTTCTTCCACAACGACAAGGTCACAAAGAAGAGAGGTTGTAAAGTATGCCCTGTTGGTTATTACAATTCTATTCTACTAATAGAAAAAGATTTGATTAAATGGGGAGAATGTACACAATGTCCTGAAAACGAATCTACAATTGACGTTGGAGCTGCATCACCAAGCCAATGTATATGCTCTCCAGGTTATTACCTGGTTAATGGCTCAAAACCTCGTTGCCAACCATGTCCAGCAGGCACTTGGAAAAGTGTTGTTGGAGCTCAAGAATGTACTGGAGGTGGATGTTATAAAAATTCTGATTCAGATGTTATCGGTAGCACAACAGAAGAAGGAAGAAAATGCGCTTGTCGCCGTGGCTACTACTATAGGCATCTTGCTGGTTATGCTAAAGAATGCGTACCTTGTGAAGAAGGTTATTTTTGTCCGGGAGGCTTCCATGGCAAAAAACTTCCTTGTCCTGTAAATATGACCACACATATCGTACTTCCTACAAAGGATGCTAGTGGTCAATATAATATGGCTAGCACCGTTAATGATTGTGTATGTAAACCTGGATTTCAACCTGCAAAAGTGGAAAGGATAGATGATATTACAACGGAGGAACACAAGCTAATGTTGGAAGTGGAAACAGAACTTTTCTTGCATGCCATTGAAAATGCTGACGTTTCCCGGCTAATATGCATTCCTTGTCCTTACAATACTTATAAAGTCTTGAAGGGTGATAGCACTTGCATTCCGTGCCCACCCAAGACATTTAGAGATCCGAATAACACAAACGATATACTCACATGCAACAAATGTGAGCCAGGATACTTCGAAACAAATGATCCGTCAACACCATGTGAAGAATGTCCTCCAAACCACATTTGTGTTGGATCAGATCCACTAGATCCCGAAATGATGAAATACAAAGGCAAAAAGACAATGTGTCACAAAAACGCAATCACAATTCCACCATATGATAAGAACATTAATATGACTCACTGCCTATGTATACAAGGATTTACAGTTTCTAAAGACCTTAGTTCAAACTGTGAAGCTGTGCCCAAAGGCACATACAAGGATGTAATAGGTAACGTAGCACCTATTGATTGTCCTGAGGGATCATATACTGCAGAACCTGGCGCATCATCAAAGAAGGATTGTGTATGCAAAAAAGGAATGTATTTTGATCAAACCAATAAAAGATGTACGATATGTCCAGTGGGAAAATATTGTCTGGGTGGTCGAACGAAAAATGATGAACATACGCCACCAACAGATTGTGGTGATATTAATTCTGTAACCAAGGAACCTGGAGCATCGAGCCACACTGATTGCCTTTGTAAACCAGGATTTTACTTGAGACATGAAGGTCAGAGTGGATGTGTGGAATGCCCCGAAAATACATTTAAAGATCATGTATCTAATGAAAGTTGTACAGATTGTGACGATCATTCTTCTACCAACGGTAAAATAGGAGCGATATCTAAAGAACATTGTGTTTGTGCTCCAGGATACTACTTCAATGGGACATGTCAAGCATGTAGACATCCAAAGAAGTACTGTCCAGGAGGGTCAACTAGAAGGGATATAAAGACAGGGGAAATCATGTACGAAACTAAAGCACCAGTTGATTGTCCACCCAATACTGAAATACCTCCTGGAGTTGACACTGCAGACAGCGTAGAAAGTTGCAAATGTGGGAAGGGATTTGCACTAGCAAAAAACAATGAAGTAAGAATGATAAAATCGTGCGTCCCATGTGAACCCGGGACGTACAAGAGCTCTGTGATGGACTCCAGTTGCAATGGTTTGTGTACTCAGAATGCGACTAGCAAAGCTGGTGCGCACAGCCCAGCACAATGCTACTGCCAACGTGGTTACTACTACCTGGCTGGTGGCATTTGCGCACCTTGTGTAGAAGGAGCTCGATGTGATGGTGGTGTCGTGGAAGTTGATGAGGTCGGCGCCGATGCAGATGGCAACGACGATCAAGATGACGACGTCGTCGTGCGCAGAACACATATCAACCCGGTACCCATCGAAGGTTACTTTTTGGACAAAATCAACCAAGAGTTGCGCAAGCCTGATGACTGGCGTTTTATCATGTGTCCCATCAAAGGCGCTTGTCTCGGAGAGAAGGGTTGTTCCGAGTCGATGACAGCTTACCTATGTGCCGAATGTAAAACTGGTTATACCAACAACTTTAAGAAGGGCACTCTCTGTACCAAGTGCCCCAAGACAATGACCAACGTGGTTCTTACTATTGCTTGGTACCTAGGTTTACTTCTGGTCAACATTGTGATGGCCTGCCTGAACGTTAGCGCCGGTTATAACCGTCGTTCTATCCACTCAGTCGTCATCAAGATTGCTCTCAACTACGGTATTTGTATGTCAGTGCTGAATGTGATCAACTTCGGCGACCTGGCGTTACCTGCAGAACTGAAATCATACACTCTACGATGGTTTAAGGTTATACATCGTGAAAGTAGTGTTGTTCACACTTCGATCGACTGTCTGCTTCAACATTGGTTTGGTATGACCCACGCCGTCTCCTTCTTCTATAGCATGTTGTTCATTGCGTGCTTGCCCGTGATATTACTTGTGGTCGTTACAGTTCTGATGTGGGTCATCCTTGAGCTGTTCAAGATCAAGAGGCATCATGTGACTCGTTCCAAGTTGGCCTTGCTCTACCAGTCATCCCTGCAGGGTATGCATTACCTGGCAGATCGACTTCGCGATGAGTATGCCAATGAACGTTTATTCCTGATATTCCGTTACATCCCGCTACCTGGTGAAACCCGTTGGGTCAGGTTCAAGCACTTTTTGGAAGACATGATTCCGATTTATGTCACAGTGCTTTTCTCAGTCCATGGCAACACTACAAGTCAAATGTTAAGTCTGCTGGATTGTACTTGTATCCACTTGGGCCAGTCGGTGCCCAGCAAGTACATGCTACGACCTGCTATGAGCATCAGGTGTTCCCTGGACCCGGGTAGTGCATACTTCCCTTACCTTTTGCTGGGTCTCGGAGGTTTAATCTTTTGGGGGTTCGGCATTCCGTTCTTCTCATATATTGTCCTGCTGGTGAACCGTAAGAAGCTGTACGCACCTGACGTGCGTATGAAGTACGGTTTCTTGCACAATGGTTACCAACAGGAATACTGGTTCTGGGAGGCCATCGTGTTCACACGTAAAAGTTTGGTCCTGGTGATTGGCAGCATTGTCATCGTGCCCTCAGAGAATACCAGTGCATCTCGTATGTGGATGGCCCTTGCTGTCGCCGTGGTCTTCCTCATCATACAGCTTATCTACAAGCCATTCGACGAACGCGACTACTTTGTTCTCGGACGTCTCGAGAGCCACAGTATGATATCATGGACTATGACTCTCATTTTTTCGTTGTTTGCAATTGAAGGTGAATTTTCTGCTTACAATAATATGTACCTCCTGAGTATAACATCAATCATTAACTTCTGCTTTATCTCAGAGGTGGCTTTAGAATTGGGATTGGCATATTGTGATAATATACGTTTCCGTAAGGATCAATGCAGTACTTCAATCATCAGCAAAATTAATCGCTCATTGGCAGCCATTTCAGAGAAGCGTAAATCTCGTGAGCCACTGATCGTTTTTAATGAACTTAATAGAACAATTGATTTGTGTGCACCAAAATCAAATcaat contains:
- a CDS encoding GCC2 and GCC3 domain containing protein: MSDVDIERREAEQENRLKVEIRQWYKIEKKPIYPFRTPDKCWHGYDGIDSKLQMELDRICTMQNGGVTSCAQCEANPVRTCRCYNIFQHDYTSNDGGCINNCGQIIPCVGGVVQKEYIHEIKAATLNSLIRKNCVMSSLQKAMDGLCGEGLIMRIHSGEYGCYRDDEVSYDIYSMCLDECGINVPCMGYKNGLNPIRTINPMAVDWDRYNRNCVCVERLSSFSKRAYVGCLSKTASGKKCKTWADVDGLMLTRLHGTFIRNYCRELSTSGIQCYNEDNVLEACTTTGKVAGKGPLVEDEPTLFVQPGAFFDIWVKPYIPNYEIKVKFFAPNSVCGEDEIVLPPLSRPFDYQPYDVYTGRWSIHAANQFRNPYPSLREDFESYYIIKGFKALGNAHSKMRMCGCTYSSIYQNQYANNLCTRSAEYIVDLGVIVIMGSPVPEKPIKHSSGMDAVVNVHSVGTAVISMIHMDQLNAILNKDGGSDYMVSIDALFEVEEKNRQYTMDPMYDDNPDYTPYVKTLIPRSTIYTGNTTTLTSVSKPGVYFAIFQETDSEMASRLDYPPRKIVGHHVFIGFEKNLEFKLVGKENETLGSLTQSLFIRSWNITAPPIAIILSKITDGEGCSSPFGYSDSIYSVLGNETEEMANLWRIERINVNKERWSEADIFDVCIFRENGSTKKLGSGKKITYVDHELSHLYPGLNEMPNNISTHVVQDEWDIFLIHGNTESDTPFHLPSLYFANNKSQHDLLLKFIENKDCKCSQNRTAEEQYYPQVLSFWCLKESNRVMIFGMTPTRATPTFLGKFIVERPVAFELLVNYESVTALVISEGKSNVLHYKVGMSITSDNMLHFALSLLPSKCPKHRCVKLAAASDMKVINYSLECRQDFMVIVTDAGDNCIILMNSELGETDRICHKPTTIYEHIQEPGKIACTKVPDLPCTSLNANIARQETVNCFITQKRSGVMLWIIVDLRNETMSLEDIYSGELYNPSEEPGTSSPTTAIPLLVYPDSIETVTYDSIDFVYLIESENSVIRTFLIYHRDERKQLVYYGNSKPDNAPYSTYLGIKGIQMSKREENSAVKDDYLLLFRRPESLGFGNQMGGYVTVLNIQETIRVSDFDYTIPHWIIVGTDHYIEPTIKCSTSHFNGLTRYDLEVVSDPWHSNTGSSKCVEMGPPPREPLDALGPAEAPLELVGNAAVRNAISVSHDGKLTISVRDINRITVRIRITAVGPIDAKCIYKTLSLACPDGHFFHNDKVTKKRGCKVCPVGYYNSILLIEKDLIKWGECTQCPENESTIDVGAASPSQCICSPGYYLVNGSKPRCQPCPAGTWKSVVGAQECTGGGCYKNSDSDVIGSTTEEGRKCACRRGYYYRHLAGYAKECVPCEEGYFCPGGFHGKKLPCPVNMTTHIVLPTKDASGQYNMASTVNDCVCKPGFQPAKVERIDDITTEEHKLMLEVETELFLHAIENADVSRLICIPCPYNTYKVLKGDSTCIPCPPKTFRDPNNTNDILTCNKCEPGYFETNDPSTPCEECPPNHICVGSDPLDPEMMKYKGKKTMCHKNAITIPPYDKNINMTHCLCIQGFTVSKDLSSNCEAVPKGTYKDVIGNVAPIDCPEGSYTAEPGASSKKDCVCKKGMYFDQTNKRCTICPVGKYCLGGRTKNDEHTPPTDCGDINSVTKEPGASSHTDCLCKPGFYLRHEGQSGCVECPENTFKDHVSNESCTDCDDHSSTNGKIGAISKEHCVCAPGYYFNGTCQACRHPKKYCPGGSTRRDIKTGEIMYETKAPVDCPPNTEIPPGVDTADSVESCKCGKGFALAKNNEVRMIKSCVPCEPGTYKSSVMDSSCNGLCTQNATSKAGAHSPAQCYCQRGYYYLAGGICAPCVEGARCDGGVVEVDEVGADADGNDDQDDDVVVRRTHINPVPIEGYFLDKINQELRKPDDWRFIMCPIKGACLGEKGCSESMTAYLCAECKTGYTNNFKKGTLCTKCPKTMTNVVLTIAWYLGLLLVNIVMACLNVSAGYNRRSIHSVVIKIALNYGICMSVLNVINFGDLALPAELKSYTLRWFKVIHRESSVVHTSIDCLLQHWFGMTHAVSFFYSMLFIACLPVILLVVVTVLMWVILELFKIKRHHVTRSKLALLYQSSLQGMHYLADRLRDEYANERLFLIFRYIPLPGETRWVRFKHFLEDMIPIYVTVLFSVHGNTTSQMLSLLDCTCIHLGQSVPSKYMLRPAMSIRCSLDPGSAYFPYLLLGLGGLIFWGFGIPFFSYIVLLVNRKKLYAPDVRMKYGFLHNGYQQEYWFWEAIVFTRKSLVLVIGSIVIVPSENTSASRMWMALAVAVVFLIIQLIYKPFDERDYFVLGRLESHSMISWTMTLIFSLFAIEGEFSAYNNMYLLSITSIINFCFISEVALELGLAYCDNIRFRKDQCSTSIISKINRSLAAISEKRKSREPLIVFNELNRTIDLCAPKSNQWYVFDERNRRLTYSEKVYFTHIVTEVINFSNIHMKLDIIPTDFPEFITRLAFAVNFHELNKKRADDIVRSLADGNLDEIVNLVMFEARQPKRRLSSLQSFASNINNEDDEHIVPPGLLFDKEVINEGIPLSDFYMALSIIKMKDIYNVVKTYAAFKVLRINADREEVQEQYEKLEQMKDLLRRIRDPDNKTLEEIFCSDEDIEKERRDVEELERKLELLKNDPLGALEEFGDDTFDTQIVQVGFRKNPNIRNYSP